GAAGCCGATGTATCAGTGCGAAACTTGGCAGGCATAGCTATGGTAAACCTAGAGCCTTTACCTGCTTGGCTTTCGACACTCACTTCTCCGCCATGCATCCGTGCATATTCACGCACCAAATGCAGGCCGATGCCGTTCCCATTATTGCCTTCTGGTTGATTGTCAGCTTGAAAAAACCGATCAAATATGACTGGTAGATATTTTTCAGCAACTCCGCAGCCGGTATCTGTTACCTCAATCCGAAAGACTTTGTCCGTCAAGTTATTTAAGTTTTCCAAATCAACTTTCAGGTTGACCCTGCCACCAGTAGCGGTGAACTTAAAAGCGTTGGACAGTAGATTATTGATCATGATGCTGGTCTTGTCCCTATCGATATACAACCAAGCCTGCTCAACCTCACATTGCCAATTGAAATGAATATCTTTACTATGCGCCAATTCTTCAAATGGATTACTCAAGGTTTTAATGTAATCTTCGATATTGCAATAACTGAGGTGCAAAGATTCGCCGGAAATTTCCAAGCGCCGGAAGTCAAGCAGCTGATTAACCAGGCTCAGCAAATTCAATGCATTATTATAGATCCCGGTCAATTGCGTCTTTACCTTAACATCTTCAAATTTCTTCAACAGTACATCCAACGGTGTCAAGATCAAGGTCAACGGCGTGCGAAGCTCGTGGCTCATGTTCGTGATAAAACGAAACTTCAACTCATCTAGCTCTTCGCGCTGCTTTTTGATTCGTCTGGCCTTGATGCGTACGAGGTTGCGCGAGATGACCAGATAAGCAAGTGCAGAGATGATCAGAATATAGCATAAAATAGCCAGGGGGGATTTCCACCAGGGTGCCTTTATCGTTATCACCATCCTGGCAACCTGGCCGCTCAAGTCCTTAGCGCTACGACCGGCCCGCACGTTAAACACATAAGTACCCGGTGAAAGATTGGTATACGTGGCAAATCCTAAACCATCAGGCGCACTTTCGCTTCGCCAAACCTGATCCACGCCGTCCAGGTAATATTGGTAGTAGGTCTGAGAGGGGTTGACGTAGTTAAGCGCTGAAAACCCAAGCGTTAAAAAATTCTGATCGTGATTCAGTGTAAGATGATCTGTGGCTGCAATCGACCGAGTTAAAATAACATTACCTTCATAGGCCTCGCCCTGAACAATTTCTTTGCCATCTAACTGAAGTTTAACAAATAATGGTTTTAGCTTTTTATCGTTTTCGGTTTTACGCTGCAGATCAAGTTCATTGAAGCCGTCGATCCCACCGAAATAAAGATTGTTATGCTGTGAGATAAAAGCAGAACGTGGTATAAATTCGTTGTCGATTATTCCGTCATAATTGTTAAAATTATCGAAAGCAAACTGATACTGCCCCTGGTTCTTATTTACGCGCACCCTGGACACGCCATTAGAAGTAGAAACCCAGAGCTCGTGTTCGTTGTCCTCCACAACCGCTTTTACGGAGTTGTTGATCAAGCCCTCATCATTATGTAAACTACAAAGTGTGCCGTTCCTGTTATCCCACACATTCAAACCATCTTCAGTGCCAAGCCATAATAGCCCACGGCTATCTGCAAGCAGACAAGTATATTGCTGATTATTGGTATTGAACAGTCGGCGTAGTTTAACAGGTAAATGTTGCCCGGAAATTGATGTTTTCAAGGCAGGATCATAGATCATCAGGCCGGCATTAGAGATACCTATAACACGGCCTTCCCATATGATACATTCTTTTAATCGGGTAACTGCGGTGTTATTAATAGCTGTAGCTTTTACCGGTTCTTTTACCCCAGATGACGGCTGGAATTTAAGCAGTCCTTCTTCTTCACTACCCAAATAAAATTCATCAATACCTGTTTGTGTAATACAATTGATATCCCCGGTGTCAAAGTAATTTTCACGGTCATCTTCAATTTTATATAGTCCCTTGGTAGTACAGATCCAGGTTCTCTGTTGTTTATCGGTATAAATGGCGTTACATCGGATATTGCCTAACATTCCCGGCGATCGCGTTAACTGCTCTTCGGCAGGTTTATATTTAAATAGTCCGCCGGCTGTCCCCACTAACAAACGCCCAGATGCATCATTTCCAAAGCAAGTGACAGAGAGATCACCCGGCTTTTTAACCGGGAAACGCGACTTGCCGATATTACTGAATTTGAATCGATCTGGATGATAATAAAGCAACCCACGATTGAGCGTGCCCACCCAAAAGCCACCTTGGGTATCATTGTATAGGGTACTAACTTCTGTGTCGATGGATCGGCCATCCAATAAGTGCAGCGTCGGTATAAATTGTCGGCGAGCTAGATCGCTTGAGAATCTCCATAAGCCAAACCGGCAGCTTAAAAATAGTTCGCCTTTATGATTAACGGACAGACAGTTTAGACCATATTCAGGCTGCAATACGGTATTCCATTTATGGCTATTGGCATTGTATACCTGCATTATACCGGTTTCGCCGTTACGGAGGATATAAAGTGTATGATTACCCGGAACAACAAACGCTGTGCGGTTATATGAATGAGGGAAGGCCTCTTCCAGATCGCCGCTAAATAAAAATTTTCTAGTCACAAGATCATAGCATTTGAACAAGCCAGAACGAAAAAAAAGAAACAATTGCTTATTGAGAACGGCAAGATCATACAGGGGGTCGCTGGCATTATCGCCAAGTGATCTCTCATTAAAAAAAACCTTGATGACCTTTTGGTTCGAATTCTTGTATAATAGCTTGCCGGTTTTGGTCAGCATCCAAAAACCCTGATGTTGATCCATGAAAAGATCAGCTAATGGCTCTCGTGCCCCCATAGCAGCCAGTATGCTGTCAGCTTTGGGCTCGAACCGCTCTTTACGAATATCAACCAGAATCAACTTGCCATAATTTTTGATCCAAAGCCGGCCTTCACCATCCACATAGCTGCGATGAAAACCGTGGTAACCTGAAAGGGCGTAAAAGCGTTCTGCGTTTAAATGGATATACTCAAATGTGGAACCATTATAGATATTAACCATCCCTTGTGTTATGACCACCATCCGGCCATCTTCCAATTGAGTAATATTTCGCACGTCATTGTCAGATAAGCCGTCATTACTGGTAATAGGCGTAAATGCATTGAATTCCTGCGCACGGCTAAAGCAACATGTTAGGAGGAAAATATAGATCAGGAAACTTCTCACGTATGGTATATTCAGGGTTATATCGGCATCTATTAGTTATTCTACACTGATCCTATTGGATGAGATAAATATCACCTACAGGCGTTGACATATTTAGTTTTTTGAGTTCATCGAACCACCCGTGTTCAGACAATACAAAATAATAAATAATACTAAGATGATTGCGAGCCCTCCGCAGTGCCGCCCATATCCAACGGTGCCGATCTTCATCTGCGACAAATGGTAAAATGCAATTATAACTTGCGAATCGTTACATCCGATCAAAGATTCAGGCTGATCCATGCATTTTTTTTAACAAACAGAGCTTTTGTTAAAAAAATAAGCGATTCAATGACCTATGTGATCACAATGGAAATTTCAACGATATTATTAAATTTTTCAACGAGACCTACATACCTGCATGAGATTTTACTGGCAATTTATCAAGTAAAAAATATCTAAATCAGCAATAAAGATCAGCATTATTCCATACCCTTTTACCAGCTGCTTGAGTTTTTCAGCGAAAAACAACAGTTAAATATTTCAACTATATCAACACTCTTTTCAACCTCTGTAAAACCGCCTTGTTCACAGCGATAATACTTTTGAAATGCTGACAACGCTGGCCTAGGCGATAGAGTCAAACCAACAATTATAAACAGTTTTTCTAAAATTTTTATTACCTAATAGTTATTGCTAGTTATAGCTAAGGAACATTACGAATAATTAAATATGAAACGGAAGTTATAATAACTCGTTTATCATATTAATATGTAAAAGGCAACCACTGAATGCCTTGGCATTCAACAATGTGTTCCGATTGAGGGCGGAAAAATTAGATGTTATCATTTTAGATTTAGTTTGGTTTAGAGCAAATTAAAGTGTAATTAAAAATATAATTTACTTCAATCGTACCTACTTTTAGCTCAAATGATTTACCAAAACATGGAACTTTACCTTAGGAGATTAAGATATTTAAGTTTAACGACATATCATACATTCCTATAAGTTGAGTAAAGTACATCTATAAATACAAAGTGTGATCGTAAGCAGCGAAGAATAGCCACCCTTATAGAAATAGTTATTCTTTGAAAGCTGTTGTTCCTCTTGGCGCGTAATACTTAAATGCCTAGGTCCTATCGGAAGACTTAAATTCTATAATTATCCTAAACTTTTCGCAAAATAAAAGAGCCCCATGCAATATACATGAGGCTCGATGGCTCGTAGGTCCCAGGCATCTAAGCCCGGAATTTTTTCGAAAGCATAAAATTATACCATTAATTACTATTCCAACGGTCAGTAATTAATAGCCCGGA
This region of Mucilaginibacter yixingensis genomic DNA includes:
- a CDS encoding response regulator; translated protein: MRSFLIYIFLLTCCFSRAQEFNAFTPITSNDGLSDNDVRNITQLEDGRMVVITQGMVNIYNGSTFEYIHLNAERFYALSGYHGFHRSYVDGEGRLWIKNYGKLILVDIRKERFEPKADSILAAMGAREPLADLFMDQHQGFWMLTKTGKLLYKNSNQKVIKVFFNERSLGDNASDPLYDLAVLNKQLFLFFRSGLFKCYDLVTRKFLFSGDLEEAFPHSYNRTAFVVPGNHTLYILRNGETGIMQVYNANSHKWNTVLQPEYGLNCLSVNHKGELFLSCRFGLWRFSSDLARRQFIPTLHLLDGRSIDTEVSTLYNDTQGGFWVGTLNRGLLYYHPDRFKFSNIGKSRFPVKKPGDLSVTCFGNDASGRLLVGTAGGLFKYKPAEEQLTRSPGMLGNIRCNAIYTDKQQRTWICTTKGLYKIEDDRENYFDTGDINCITQTGIDEFYLGSEEEGLLKFQPSSGVKEPVKATAINNTAVTRLKECIIWEGRVIGISNAGLMIYDPALKTSISGQHLPVKLRRLFNTNNQQYTCLLADSRGLLWLGTEDGLNVWDNRNGTLCSLHNDEGLINNSVKAVVEDNEHELWVSTSNGVSRVRVNKNQGQYQFAFDNFNNYDGIIDNEFIPRSAFISQHNNLYFGGIDGFNELDLQRKTENDKKLKPLFVKLQLDGKEIVQGEAYEGNVILTRSIAATDHLTLNHDQNFLTLGFSALNYVNPSQTYYQYYLDGVDQVWRSESAPDGLGFATYTNLSPGTYVFNVRAGRSAKDLSGQVARMVITIKAPWWKSPLAILCYILIISALAYLVISRNLVRIKARRIKKQREELDELKFRFITNMSHELRTPLTLILTPLDVLLKKFEDVKVKTQLTGIYNNALNLLSLVNQLLDFRRLEISGESLHLSYCNIEDYIKTLSNPFEELAHSKDIHFNWQCEVEQAWLYIDRDKTSIMINNLLSNAFKFTATGGRVNLKVDLENLNNLTDKVFRIEVTDTGCGVAEKYLPVIFDRFFQADNQPEGNNGNGIGLHLVREYARMHGGEVSVESQAGKGSRFTIAMPAKFRTDTSASQETGATRDDRSNLKILIVEDNWEFREFLANNLSASYTVMTAVNGSEGLDKISEQMPDLVISDIMMPEMDGITMCKELKKNVRISHIPVILLTARSTDDAKLQGYDAGADAYISKPFNMDILMLRIRNLIDQHEQRKQLFKKATVIQPASVTTTDVDERLIQNALKCIEKNLANSAYSVEQFSSDMNMDRTGLYRKLLATVGQSPSDFIRSVRLKNAAQLILKRAHSITEISIMVGFSNVAYFSKCFHDEYGVKPSQYITQVSTGKIESGRK